A window from Chitinophaga filiformis encodes these proteins:
- a CDS encoding OmpP1/FadL family transporter, giving the protein MMIKRMVFALALTGTCVSLHAQTIDDALRFSTTSPSGTTRAQSVGGALGALGGESSSLYVNPAGLGFFRTNDFSFTVGFQNISNTGTYLNTKGDDNKFIPLISNVTLIFGGRRKKPDSKWQNFSFGLGLNRTQNYNQRIYYTGTNTSSSLSLNYYLDAEAAGVTNPQEQLGGSQTIGSLAHTSALAYQTGLISPYMNNGQPDGFFYSAAQAQDRSINVKQENIVDAKGGAYDVAFAFAANYDDKLYLGGSVNIPTMTYKNSRTWKETNQNTVPTDLNSFDVTESLRSEGTGINLKVGGIYKPVKALSLGATFHSPSWISFTDNYRTDMTTSTKTFGVLSASSTETNDGYEDESKYTVRTPWKGVLSAAFLFAPSADTRKPTGFITFDYEYMDYASMKMRFRNDNSFDKEDSDLRNQAIKSTYQGASNIRVGGELKLHVIAFRLGYALYGSPYKNITIDGKREYFTGGIGYRNRGFYMDLGLVYGSNTITSQPYVLSSNADPADHYTTPAAAKIDSKQANINATFGWKF; this is encoded by the coding sequence ATGATGATTAAAAGAATGGTATTCGCCCTGGCATTGACAGGAACCTGTGTGTCCCTGCATGCACAAACAATAGACGATGCCTTACGATTCAGCACAACTTCACCTTCAGGTACAACAAGAGCACAATCAGTAGGTGGCGCCCTGGGCGCTTTGGGCGGCGAATCTTCTTCCCTGTACGTCAACCCGGCGGGACTTGGCTTTTTCAGAACAAATGATTTCTCCTTTACCGTTGGTTTCCAGAATATTTCCAACACAGGCACCTACCTGAACACGAAGGGCGATGATAACAAGTTCATCCCCCTCATTTCCAATGTTACCCTGATCTTTGGTGGCAGAAGGAAGAAGCCGGACAGCAAATGGCAGAACTTCAGCTTCGGACTGGGACTGAACCGCACACAGAACTACAATCAGCGGATCTATTATACCGGCACCAATACAAGCTCCTCCCTGTCATTGAATTATTACCTCGATGCAGAAGCAGCAGGCGTTACCAATCCGCAGGAACAGCTGGGCGGCAGCCAGACCATCGGCTCCCTCGCACATACTTCTGCACTGGCTTACCAGACAGGACTGATCTCTCCTTACATGAACAATGGTCAGCCGGATGGCTTTTTCTATTCTGCGGCACAGGCACAGGATCGCAGTATCAATGTAAAACAGGAGAACATCGTCGACGCCAAAGGAGGCGCCTATGATGTGGCTTTCGCATTTGCCGCCAACTATGACGATAAGTTGTACCTCGGCGGTAGCGTGAATATTCCGACCATGACCTACAAAAATTCAAGGACCTGGAAGGAAACGAACCAGAACACCGTTCCTACAGACCTGAACAGCTTTGATGTTACCGAAAGCCTCAGATCAGAAGGAACCGGTATCAACCTTAAAGTTGGTGGTATTTATAAACCTGTTAAGGCCCTGAGCCTGGGAGCTACCTTCCACTCCCCTTCCTGGATCAGCTTTACAGATAATTACCGGACAGACATGACCACTTCCACCAAGACTTTTGGCGTACTATCTGCCTCTTCTACGGAGACGAATGACGGTTATGAAGATGAATCCAAGTACACTGTAAGAACGCCCTGGAAAGGCGTGCTGAGTGCTGCCTTCCTGTTTGCTCCTTCTGCCGACACCAGGAAGCCGACAGGTTTCATCACCTTCGACTATGAATACATGGACTACGCGTCCATGAAGATGCGTTTCAGAAATGATAACAGCTTTGACAAGGAAGATTCCGATCTGCGTAACCAGGCCATCAAATCAACCTATCAGGGAGCATCCAACATCCGCGTGGGTGGTGAGTTAAAACTTCACGTGATCGCTTTCAGGTTGGGTTATGCCCTGTATGGCAGTCCGTACAAGAACATTACTATCGACGGTAAACGCGAGTACTTCACCGGTGGTATCGGTTACAGGAACCGCGGCTTCTACATGGACCTGGGGCTGGTATATGGCAGCAATACCATCACCAGCCAGCCATATGTACTGTCATCCAATGCTGATCCGGCCGACCACTACACAACACCGGCTGCAGCCAAGATCGACAGCAAACAGGCGAATATCAATGCTACCTTTGGCTGGAAATTCTAA
- the proS gene encoding proline--tRNA ligase, protein MSKEITARSEDYSQWYNDLVLKGGLADYSAVKGCMVIKPYGFALWEGMRDVLDKKFKDTGHQNAYFPLFIPKSFLSKEEDHIEGFAKECAVVTHHRLMKNPNGKGVVVDPTAKLEEELIVRPTSETIIWNTYKDWIQSYRDLPLLINQWANVVRWEMRTRLFLRTAEFLWQEGHTAHATAEEAIAETKQMLEVYADFAENYMAMPVVRGVKSPAERFAGAIDTYCIEALMQDGKALQAGTSHFLGQNFAKAFDVQFSNKENKLEYVWATSWGVSTRLIGALVMAHSDDDGLVLPPRIAPLQVVIVPIYKGDDQKAKIDAKVHEIMGQLKKAGIRVKYDDSDNARPGWKFAEYEMKGVPVRIALGARDLENNVAEVARRDTKTKESLPLDGLAERIGTLLEDIQQQMYNKALSFRDEHITPANTMEEFERLLEEKGGFISAHWDGTTETEEKIKERTKATIRCIPLNNKQEAGTCILTGKPSTQRVLFARAY, encoded by the coding sequence ATGAGTAAAGAGATCACAGCCCGTTCTGAAGATTATTCACAATGGTACAATGATTTGGTTCTGAAAGGAGGATTGGCAGATTATTCTGCGGTGAAGGGATGTATGGTGATCAAGCCATACGGTTTTGCACTTTGGGAAGGCATGAGAGATGTGCTGGACAAAAAATTCAAAGACACCGGACACCAGAACGCTTACTTCCCCTTATTCATTCCTAAAAGCTTCCTGAGTAAAGAGGAAGATCATATTGAAGGCTTCGCCAAGGAGTGCGCGGTCGTAACACACCACCGTCTGATGAAGAATCCGAACGGTAAGGGTGTGGTGGTAGATCCTACCGCCAAACTGGAGGAAGAACTGATCGTTCGTCCTACTTCCGAAACAATTATCTGGAATACATATAAAGACTGGATCCAGTCTTACCGCGACCTGCCCCTGCTGATTAACCAGTGGGCGAACGTTGTACGCTGGGAAATGCGTACCCGCCTCTTCCTGCGTACTGCCGAATTCCTCTGGCAGGAAGGTCATACTGCACATGCTACCGCTGAAGAAGCGATCGCTGAAACAAAGCAGATGCTGGAAGTATACGCTGACTTCGCAGAGAACTATATGGCAATGCCGGTAGTAAGAGGCGTAAAATCGCCTGCTGAGCGTTTCGCCGGTGCTATCGACACTTATTGTATTGAGGCGCTGATGCAGGATGGTAAGGCCCTGCAGGCAGGTACCTCTCACTTCCTCGGTCAGAATTTTGCCAAGGCATTTGATGTACAGTTCTCCAACAAAGAGAACAAACTGGAATATGTATGGGCTACCTCCTGGGGTGTATCTACCCGTCTGATCGGTGCGCTGGTAATGGCGCACAGCGACGACGACGGCCTGGTACTGCCTCCGCGTATCGCTCCTTTACAGGTGGTGATCGTGCCTATCTATAAAGGCGATGACCAGAAGGCGAAGATCGATGCAAAAGTACACGAGATCATGGGCCAGCTGAAGAAAGCCGGTATCCGTGTAAAATATGACGATAGCGACAACGCCCGTCCGGGATGGAAATTTGCAGAATATGAAATGAAAGGTGTGCCTGTGCGCATTGCACTGGGCGCCCGCGACCTGGAAAATAATGTGGCTGAAGTGGCCCGCCGCGACACCAAAACAAAGGAAAGTCTGCCGCTGGATGGCCTGGCAGAACGTATCGGTACGCTGCTGGAAGATATTCAACAGCAGATGTACAACAAAGCGCTGAGCTTCCGCGACGAACATATCACGCCTGCCAATACCATGGAAGAATTTGAACGCCTGCTGGAAGAAAAAGGAGGATTCATCTCTGCTCACTGGGATGGCACCACCGAAACAGAAGAAAAGATCAAGGAGCGCACTAAAGCAACAATACGTTGCATACCTTTAAACAATAAGCAGGAGGCTGGTACCTGTATCCTGACAGGTAAACCTTCTACGCAAAGGGTATTATTTGCCCGTGCATATTAA
- a CDS encoding two-component regulator propeller domain-containing protein, whose product MPKVRYMFLWWILMVLSTVKAAAQGPMIRNYNVKDGLANATVYAVVQDKEGFIWFSTPTGVSKFDGKRFRNYSKKDGLTDNDVVKLAADSKGRVWFFTLNGLPSFFWNYTIHTSQNDSSLYVDARGKYMQYMFEDYAGFIWFLNTDNRIIQYSGRKMTYDKLGARPTDLFYFLRNDTIFKPRQPYFNLVDLSDIDHPDQKIENTGFPLDQAVLERTRKHPVIIVDNNLYTYSNKEAVCFFRGSDWGIRDEISNICVDNDNLWIGTPRTLYYLKGFFRGEKKPVKLLENHYITSLLKDRDGNIWITTFGDGVYYIPYKNFYFNYLDNTNGLFSHSIFSICKDEKTGLLLIGQNAGVLNTIDTNNQFRQFNLDTTSGRNSILSILPYRQNEMLIGTDNGLFSFNTVQQKKTLLKRVNTLKDVDISPNGKIRIAAKNQVICGDDYTISKKEELITSIACINDSAYYVGTDAGLFYSDDRIRKLKIWTTKPAFDLSIKDLKWIDGELWIGTSDHGLYVLGTDHSVITHLSTADKLVSDICQQLYYDGIGRLYVATNKGVSVIDVKTKALIRNITSNDGLMSDDARSVYYQRGILYIATSNGLSYFNDAKMPVDTVPPAIYLNHVRYGDSTYLPGKQFVLMYQRKASFEVEFGAIAYDLPDLVEYQYNFSSDTSSGWITTMSNIVPFPDLQPDTYQLQIRARKYKSDWSQPVVITVTILPRWYQQWWARGILILLGLILVAFVLRDVIRRIQRAEMRKTEYNRRIAELEAKALTNQMNPHFIFNSLNSVQHLIMEKEEKQALNFLSDFATLMRQMLNNSRKSFISLEEEIAFLTRYIELEKIRFANVFTYQFIQQDDLKDYTIYIPPMIIQPIVENAIKHGLAPKNGSGRLEVKLVLREDMLYCSVDDDGIGWERANEIKSGRLVKHESTALSVIRERLQIIKSFNGNVGKLEIIDKFKSGFGNKEGTLVEILIPIVKML is encoded by the coding sequence ATGCCTAAGGTCCGTTATATGTTTTTATGGTGGATACTAATGGTTCTGAGCACTGTCAAAGCAGCTGCTCAGGGACCTATGATCCGTAACTATAACGTAAAGGATGGTCTCGCGAATGCTACAGTCTACGCCGTTGTGCAGGACAAGGAAGGATTTATCTGGTTTTCAACTCCCACCGGTGTCAGTAAATTCGATGGCAAACGCTTCCGCAACTACTCAAAAAAAGACGGGCTGACCGACAATGATGTCGTGAAACTCGCCGCCGATTCGAAAGGACGCGTCTGGTTCTTTACACTCAACGGTTTACCTTCTTTTTTCTGGAATTACACCATTCACACCAGTCAGAATGATTCCTCCCTGTATGTGGACGCCCGCGGCAAATACATGCAGTATATGTTTGAAGATTATGCGGGATTCATCTGGTTCCTGAATACCGATAATCGTATCATACAATACAGCGGCAGGAAGATGACTTACGACAAGCTGGGCGCCCGGCCTACAGACCTGTTCTACTTCCTCCGTAACGATACTATTTTCAAACCCCGGCAGCCTTACTTTAACCTGGTTGATCTGAGCGATATCGATCACCCGGATCAGAAAATAGAGAACACAGGTTTTCCCCTTGACCAGGCGGTGCTTGAACGTACACGGAAACATCCCGTGATCATCGTAGACAATAATCTGTATACCTACAGTAATAAAGAGGCTGTTTGTTTTTTCAGGGGAAGCGACTGGGGCATAAGAGATGAGATCAGTAATATTTGTGTGGATAATGATAATTTGTGGATAGGTACCCCAAGAACGCTTTATTACCTGAAAGGATTTTTCCGCGGCGAAAAGAAGCCTGTTAAATTGCTGGAAAATCACTACATCACCTCGCTGCTTAAAGACAGGGATGGCAATATCTGGATCACAACCTTTGGAGACGGTGTTTATTATATCCCCTACAAGAATTTTTATTTTAACTATCTCGACAATACGAATGGCCTGTTTTCACACTCGATCTTCAGTATCTGTAAAGACGAGAAGACCGGTCTGCTCCTGATAGGACAGAATGCCGGCGTATTAAATACAATAGATACAAATAACCAGTTCCGCCAGTTCAACCTGGATACCACCAGTGGACGGAACAGCATTCTCAGTATTCTACCGTACAGGCAGAATGAAATGCTGATCGGTACTGACAACGGGTTGTTTTCGTTTAATACGGTCCAGCAGAAAAAAACATTGCTGAAGCGGGTGAATACACTGAAAGATGTCGATATCAGTCCCAATGGCAAAATACGTATAGCGGCTAAAAATCAGGTGATCTGTGGAGATGATTATACGATCAGCAAGAAAGAAGAGCTGATTACTTCCATTGCGTGTATCAATGATTCGGCTTATTATGTCGGTACCGACGCCGGGCTGTTTTATAGTGATGATCGCATCCGCAAACTGAAAATATGGACAACTAAACCTGCCTTTGATTTAAGCATTAAAGACCTGAAATGGATCGACGGCGAGCTCTGGATAGGCACCAGCGATCACGGGCTTTATGTGCTCGGTACAGATCACAGCGTCATCACGCATTTGAGTACGGCAGACAAACTTGTCAGCGATATCTGTCAGCAGTTGTATTATGATGGCATAGGCCGCTTATATGTCGCTACCAATAAAGGGGTTTCCGTTATTGATGTGAAAACAAAAGCGCTCATCCGTAACATCACATCCAACGATGGGCTGATGAGTGATGATGCACGCAGTGTATATTATCAGCGGGGCATCTTATATATTGCTACATCCAACGGTCTTAGTTATTTCAATGATGCGAAGATGCCGGTAGATACGGTACCGCCGGCTATTTACCTGAATCATGTGCGGTATGGCGACAGTACCTACCTGCCCGGGAAACAATTTGTGCTGATGTACCAGCGGAAGGCCTCTTTTGAGGTGGAATTCGGCGCTATCGCCTATGATCTCCCTGACCTGGTAGAGTACCAGTACAATTTTTCTTCAGATACTTCGAGTGGATGGATCACGACAATGTCTAATATCGTACCTTTCCCGGACCTGCAGCCGGACACCTATCAGTTGCAGATCAGGGCAAGGAAATATAAAAGCGACTGGAGTCAGCCGGTGGTCATTACCGTTACCATTCTGCCGCGCTGGTACCAGCAATGGTGGGCGAGAGGGATCCTGATACTGCTAGGCTTAATATTGGTGGCTTTCGTGCTGAGGGACGTCATCAGAAGGATACAGCGGGCGGAGATGAGGAAGACGGAGTATAACAGGCGGATAGCGGAACTGGAAGCCAAAGCGCTGACAAACCAGATGAACCCTCACTTCATCTTCAATTCACTGAACTCAGTGCAGCACCTGATCATGGAAAAAGAGGAGAAGCAGGCGCTGAACTTCCTGTCAGATTTTGCCACCCTGATGCGGCAGATGCTGAACAATTCCCGGAAGTCATTTATATCGCTGGAAGAGGAGATAGCCTTCCTGACGCGCTATATCGAACTGGAGAAGATCCGTTTTGCCAACGTGTTCACCTACCAGTTCATACAGCAGGATGACCTGAAAGATTATACGATCTATATACCGCCTATGATCATACAACCGATTGTTGAAAATGCCATCAAGCACGGTCTCGCCCCAAAGAACGGCAGCGGAAGGCTGGAGGTAAAACTGGTGCTTCGTGAAGATATGTTATATTGCTCCGTAGACGATGACGGGATAGGGTGGGAGCGTGCTAATGAGATCAAAAGCGGGCGACTGGTAAAGCACGAATCAACGGCTTTGAGCGTGATTAGGGAAAGGTTGCAGATTATAAAATCTTTTAATGGAAATGTTGGAAAGTTAGAAATTATTGATAAATTTAAGTCTGGTTTCGGCAATAAGGAGGGTACCCTGGTTGAAATTCTGATTCCCATTGTTAAGATGTTATGA
- a CDS encoding LytR/AlgR family response regulator transcription factor, whose amino-acid sequence MSNIKAAIVDDEVRNIHILRNILENYCKDVTVAGEAQNIHDAAEMIKNTQIDVLFLDIEMPPHNGFQLLEMFPVLNFEVIFITAFQEYALQAIKFAALDYLLKPIKVSEVEDALEKVKKSKKGRLNELASILKDYVKNNDNAFSKIVIPVNDGYNVIDLKDIIYCEAFDSYTKIQLINNVSHLISKSLKEYEEMLSDKGFYRVHKSFLINIHHIVKIIKGLGTAVVMSDQKNIPISSRKKDEFFAQLKGVINL is encoded by the coding sequence ATGAGTAATATAAAAGCTGCGATCGTAGACGATGAAGTCCGCAACATCCATATTTTGCGAAATATTCTGGAGAATTACTGTAAAGATGTTACGGTAGCGGGTGAGGCTCAGAACATTCATGACGCGGCGGAAATGATCAAGAATACCCAGATAGACGTCTTGTTTCTGGATATTGAAATGCCGCCCCATAATGGCTTCCAGCTACTGGAAATGTTCCCTGTGTTGAACTTCGAAGTGATTTTCATTACAGCCTTTCAGGAATATGCATTGCAGGCGATCAAATTTGCTGCATTAGATTATCTGCTCAAACCTATCAAGGTGAGTGAGGTGGAAGATGCTTTGGAAAAAGTGAAGAAGAGCAAAAAAGGCCGCCTCAACGAACTGGCATCTATCCTCAAGGACTACGTTAAGAACAATGACAACGCTTTCTCCAAGATAGTCATCCCTGTTAATGACGGTTACAACGTTATCGATCTGAAAGACATCATTTACTGCGAAGCATTTGACAGCTATACCAAAATTCAGCTGATCAACAACGTATCGCATCTCATCTCCAAATCACTGAAAGAGTATGAAGAAATGCTGTCCGATAAGGGTTTCTATCGTGTACATAAATCCTTCCTGATCAACATCCATCATATCGTCAAGATCATCAAGGGCCTGGGCACCGCTGTAGTCATGAGCGACCAGAAAAACATTCCTATCTCTTCCCGTAAGAAAGATGAATTCTTCGCCCAGCTGAAAGGGGTGATCAATTTGTAA